The following proteins are encoded in a genomic region of Chaetodon auriga isolate fChaAug3 chromosome 8, fChaAug3.hap1, whole genome shotgun sequence:
- the plekhg4b gene encoding pleckstrin homology domain-containing family G member 4B isoform X1 — MLSLGKMHSRAKSRSCDNYLSIKDAESLDNCIQSTLSALYRPFSATAATVLWQLFSVVERQYRGDGLRCLIDFLLPAKRILQIIQQETCVRFRGLLFYHEGWPLCIHDKVTLQLAPLHKVRLKQGDFYLQIVPLGRKTAKLVIKCLSASGQAITEIPIAESMYGSVFTAEFLQNVTRDRNLHPLQNCLLTTGTAVYRTPWKNVVNPLFVSSMSDPIMQAHCSRGGFRGHLSTCSTSGSTGTLDSHRSSRESLHSQGADSIFSEPTSPNHMDPSSETHRVRAQETATPIIKIERSTEECGTGQGTGDSGGRERAPGSKMLSFSTDLSNPGLRHRLPRDSVAFESRRLFRKSYMEALQNPMSLGSSSESILEESPEHSAGLRERTVTPGSSPDTRTSSRELLSRRLGSRGWLSGDDSRPSTPLLYLQRGLRSAERRAERRSKSLERTNKAGQVKGHRERSSSGGSVSISPKKLMNGYALRFGKLDVEAAFPGSERRSSKEESGQRGDTISSESRRHRHSGEELHSPKAANGTAMRLASVSCSSYERNSTLARLVSDVNQELLTSGAVILPGNMDRSGRAVLQVCTRAQVWAGESCTVNDLTCLLGYYYHTLRKERRDQGLSVVIDSRRQQPVPALLSSLSELQALVPNALYSILFLVDKEAAAKPERDINVQTETLSSLKALLKHIDQTQLTRDLEGTFHYDHNHWIHFRQKIEPFASSCSAAISSLQESISTLSNSSNLKTSKEVSEVMEQQRDLMKCVLEDTRLNRLRLEGGTVLARIRREEACENENYRDAVDMLNALYNQVDEEVHKLVILSNKSQKQLENLLEVRKFEEQTQQVKLWFSGEGEKQLTPLESLTLSAAKIKEMRESLEQFLEESVHQQRHGLQLVKESPESLPGSVLLDFKQHLGSILSRVERRKAQLDILTNLYEFYDSANQWMEHCKDYFHHLSLDSTGVSLSSSVVQILQDYYAEASKFSMDNFSTLNDMVISLESPQQLQQWNTVWHKCQQTKQQLEEALARATTAAPISTAGDPVTAESQTASPELHGANACVLLPGAITPLPFEDNKPHSAEPFSKSPTSSVSSSSHFIFPTDCDSKLRQSPSMFDDTDSDCTVDSTISCQSEPVYSGAARLRKQPMKKIMKKTMSYELTPRDSGHSDVSHIHGYTGVYIKGLEVANNVSAEKKLQRPDVTSPALGRSSSMSTPSRVHVRRSDGDGKKQSSKVQHIMDEMISTEREYVRSLSYIIEHYFPEMERLDLPQDLRGKRSIIFGNVEKLWDFHSQYFLKDLESCAHSPLSISSCFLRHEDQFGMYALYSKNKPQSDALLSSHGNEFFKNKQMELGDKMDLASYLLKPIQRMSKYALLLKDLIKECSQSQEQELSDLRTAEEMVKFQLRHGNDLLAMDAIRGCDVNLKEQGQLRCQDEFIVWCGRRKYLRHVFLFEDLILFSKTKKIEGGYDIYIYKQSFKTAEIGMTENVGDSGLRFEIWFRRRKSQDTFILQAGSAEVKAVWTAIIGKILWRQALRNRALRMQEMVSMGIGSKPFMDIKPSDAAISDRAIDYIMKGSESRTRASIAVSSFEHATSFKRPHSTISNSSTSSSSSQSSSSLLGSLNLHLYSSPSHPHTHPYPMTGVPSFAQWPYDCIEEDELEQDTGSQPSMITESSETSSQCTSSDSVTGLSTLTIPGHSGIVTDSYNNNNNNNDPPSFLCTSTPPSSIVSPSIFQKEEDLQPQGTKFITASKTSHIAVGLSTVV; from the exons ATGCTGTCACTGGGCAAAATGCACTCCAGAGCTAAGTCCCGGAGTTGTGACAACTACCTGAGTATTAAG gaCGCTGAGTCTTTGGACAACTGTATCCAGAGCACTTTGTCAGCTCTGTACCGACCCTTCAGTGCCACCGCTGCCACTGTCCTGTGGCAGCTCTTCAGTGTTGTGGAAAGGCAGTACAGAGGAGACGGCCTCCGCTGCCTCATTGACTTCTTGCTTCCTGCCAAGAGGATCCTGCAGATAATCCAACAAGAAACTTGT gtGAGGTTCAGGGGATTGCTCTTCTATCATGAGGGGTGGCCTCTCTGCATCCACGACAAAGTCACCCTGCAGCTCGCCCCTCTGCACAAAGTGCGACTAAAGCAAGGAGACTTCTACCTACAGATAGTTCCTTTAGGCCGCAAGACTGCCAAGCTAGTGATAAAATGTTTGTCAGCCAGTGGACAGGCCATTACAGAAATCCCCATTGCAGAGAGCATGTATGGCAGTGTCTTCACAGCTGAGTTCTTGCAGAATGTAACACGTGACCGAAACCTGCACCCACTACAGAACTGTCTGCTTACCACTGGTACGGCGGTGTACAGGACGCCGTGGAAGAACGTGGTCAACCCcctgtttgtcagcagcatgTCGGATCCCATCATGCAAGCACACTGTAGCAGAGGTGGCTTCCGTGGCCATCTCAGCACCTGCAGCACCAGTGGATCCACAGGGACTCTGGACAGCCACCGCAGTTCCAGAGAGTCCCTGCACTCTCAGGGAGCTGACTCCATCTTCTCTGAGCCCACCTCCCCAAACCACATGGACCCCAGCAGTGAGACCCACCGTGTCAGGGCGCAGGAAACTGCTACACCCATCATTAAAATTGAAAGATCCACTGAAGAGTGTGGGACAGGACAAGGAACAGGAGATagtggtgggagagagagagccccAGGGTCCAAGATGCTCTCTTTTAGCACTGACCTCAGTAACCCAGGCCTTCGACACCGTCTTCCAAGGGACTCCGTAGCCTTTGAGAGCAGGAGACTTTTCAGGAAATCTTACATGGAGGCCCTCCAAAACCCCATGAGCCTCGGATCCAGCTCCGAATCCATCCTGGAGGAAAGCCCAGAGCAcagtgctggcctgagagaaaGAACGGTGACACCAGGTAGCAGCCCCGACACCCGGACCTCCTCCAGAGAACTCTTATCTCGGAGGCTAGGGAGCCGGGGCTGGCTCAGTGGTGACGACTCTAGGCCCAGCACACCTTTACTTTACTTACAGAGGGGGTTGAGGAGTGCAGAGAGACGGGCAGAAAGACGTTCAAAGTCACTGGAGAGGACGAACAAGGCAGGTCAGGTTAAAGGCCACCGGGAACGATCCTCTTCTGGAGGCTCAGTTAGCATCTCCCCCAAAAAGCTGATGAATGGCTACGCTCTTCGTTTTGGGAAGCTGGATGTCGAGGCAGCTTTTCCTGGCTctgagaggagaagcagcaaaGAGGAGTCAG GACAACGTGGTGACACTATCAGCAGTGAGAGCAGGCGGCACAGGCATAGTGGAGAAGAGTTACACAGTCCTAAAGCTGCCAACGGGACGGCCATGAGGTTGGCTTCGGTATCGTGTTCTTCCTATGAGAGGAACTCAACCCTCGCCAGACTGGTGTCAGATGTCAATCAAGAGCTGCTTACATCGGGGGCTGTCATCTTGCCAG GAAACATGGATCGCAGTGGGAGGGCAGTGCTGCAGGTGTGCACAAGGGCTCAGGTGTGGGCGGGTGAGAGTTGCACGGTCAATGACCTCACCTGTTTATTGGGCTACTACTACCACACGCTGCG gaaagaaagGCGTGATCAAGGTCTATCTGTTGTAATAGATagcaggaggcagcagcctGTTCCAGCTCTGTTGTCATCTCTGTCTGAATTGCAG GCATTAGTACCAAATGCACTTTACTCGATTCTGTTCTTGGTGGACAAGGAGGCAGCAGCCAAACCTGAGAGAGACATCAATGTACAG ACTGAGACACTGTCATCTCTGAAAGCCCTCCTGAAGCACATCGACCAAACTCAGCTGACACGAGACCTGGAGGGCACCTTCCACTACGACCACAACCACTGGATCCACTTCAGGCAG AAAATTGAACCATTTGCCAGCAGTTGCAGTGCAGCCATCTCCTCCCTCCAGGAGTCTATCAGCACactgagcaacagcagcaacctgAAGACCTCGAAG GAGGTGTCTGAGGTGATGGAACAGCAGAGGGATCTCATGAAGTGTGTACTAGAAGACACTCGCCTGAACAGACTGCGTTTAGAAGGAGGCACTGTCCTTGCCCGCATCAGGAGGGAAGAGGCCTGTGAGAATGAAAACTACAG AGATGCTGTCGACATGTTGAATGCACTGTACAACCAAGTAGATGAAGAAGTCCATAAACTTGTGATCCTATCCAACAAGTCTCAGAAACAGTTAGAGAACCTGTTGGAGGTACGCAAGTTtgaagagcaaacacagcag GTCAAACTCTGGTtcagtggagagggagagaagcaaCTCACTCCTCTGGAATCGCTAACTCTGTCTGCGGCCAAAATtaaggagatgagagagagctTGGAGCAGTTTCTGGAGGAGTCAGTG CACCAGCAGAGGCATGGCCTGCAGCTGGTGAAAGAGTCTCCAGAGTCCCTTCCGGGTTCTGTCCTCCTTGACTTTAAGCAACATCTGGGCTCCATCTTAagcagagtggagaggaggaaggccCAGCTAGACATCCTGACCAACCTGTATGAATTCTATGACTCA GCAAACCAATGGATGGAGCACTGCaaggattattttcatcacCTGAGTCTGGACAGTACAGGTGTCAGCCTTTCCTCATCTGTGGTGCAGATCCTGCAGGATTACTACGCCGAGGCATCCAAGTTCTCCATGGACAACTTCAGCACCCTCAATGACATGGTGATCTCCTTGGAGAGtccccagcagctgcagcagtggaatACAGTGTGGCACAAATGTCAGCAGACCAAACAGCAGTTGGAAGAGGCTTTAGCCCGAGCCACCACAGCAGCCCCGATCTCCACAGCTGGTGATCCGGTGACTGCAGAAAGTCAGACTGCCTCTCCAGAACTGCATGGAGCTAACGCATGTGTGCTTTTACCTGGGGCAATTACACCCTTACCTTTTGAGGACAACAAGCCTCACTCTGCTGAGCCTTTCTCCAAGAGCCCCACCAGttcagtctcctcctcttcgcATTTCATTTTCCCCACCGACTGTGACAGCAAACTGAGGCAGAGTCCGTCTATGTTTGACGACACGGACAGCGACTGCACCGTCGACTCAACCATCTCCTGCCAATCGGAGCCCGTCTACTCCGGGGCCGCCCGCCTCCGCAAGCAGCCAATGAAGAAGATCATGAAGAAGACCATGAGCTATGAGCTGACCCCAAGGGACAGTGGTCACTCAGATGTCAGCCACATTCATGGCTACACGGGTGTGTATATCAAGGGTTTGGAGGTGGCTAATAACGTGtctgcagagaagaagctgcagaggcCCGATGTGACGAGCCCCGCGTTAggacgcagcagcagcatgtctaCGCCCTCCAGGGTCCACGTCAGACGCAGTGACGGAGATGGCAAGAAACAGAGCAG TAAAGTGCAGCACATCATGGATGAGATGATTTCCACAGAGAGGGAGTATGTCCGCTCTCTCAGCTACATCATTGAGCACTATTTCCCTGAAATGGAGCGCCTGGACTTGCCCCAGGACCTGCGGGGAAAGCGCAGCATCATTTTTGGGAATGTGGAGAAGCTGTGGGACTTCCACAGCCAGTACTTCCTGAAGGATCTGGAGTCATGTGCCCACTCCCCGCTGTCCATCAGTAGCTGTTTTCTCAGACAT GAGGATCAGTTTGGAATGTATGCTCTGTACAGCAAGAATAAGCCCCAGTCCGACGCTCTGCTCAGCAGCCACGGGAACGAATTCTTTAAG AATAAGCAGATGGAGCTCGGGGACAAGATGGACCTGGCGTCCTACTTGCTGAAGCCCATCCAGAGGATGAGTAAATATGCACTGTTGCTCAAAGACCTGATCAAGGAGTGCAGTCAGTCCCAGGAGCAGGAGCTGAGCGATCTCCGCACGGCAGAGGAGATGGTCAAGTTTCAGCTTCGCCATGGCAATGATCTGCTGGCTATGGATGCTATTCGGGGCTGTGAT GTGAACCTGAAGGAGCAGGGTCAACTCCGCTGCCAGGATGAGTTCATCGTCTGGTGCGGACGGAGGAAATACCTCCGCCACGTCTTCTTGTTTGAAGACCTCATCCTCTTCAGCAAGACCAAAAAGATTGAAGGAGGATATGACATTTACATCTATAAACAGTCCTTCAAA ACAGCAGAGATAGGCATGACTGAAAATGTTGGCGACAGCGGCCTACGTTTTGAGATTTGGTTCCGTCGGAGGAAGTCACAGGACACATTTATACTCCAAGCCGGCTCGGCGGAGGTCAAGGCTGTGTGGACTGCCATCATAGGGAAGATTCTGTGGAGGCAGGCGCTCAGGAACAGAG CGTTGCGCATGCAGGAAATGGTGTCCATGGGAATTGGAAGCAAACCTTTCATGGACATCAAGCCAAGCGATGCAGCTATCAGTGACAGAGCCATTGACTATATCATGAAAGGGTCAG AGTCTAGGACCAGGGCATCCATCGCCGTGTCTTCGTTTGAACACGCCACTTCCTTCAAGAGACCTCACTCCACCATCTCCaacagcagcacctcctcctccagcagccagTCGTCCTCCTCCCTGCTGGGCTCACTCAATCTCCATCTTTACTCCTCGccctctcacccacacacacatccgtaCCCAATGACCGGCGTTCCCTCCTTTGCCCAGTGGCCCTATGATTGCATAGAGGAGGATGAGCTGGAGCAGGACACTGGCAGCCAGCCCTCCATGA TCACTGAGAGCTCAGAGACATCTTCCCAGTGTACCTCCAGTGACAGTGTAACAGGGCTGAGCACCCTCACTATACCAGGGCACTCTGGTATCGTCACAGActcctacaacaacaacaacaacaacaacgacccCCCCTCGTTCCTGTGCACCTCcacacctccctcctccataGTGTCTCCTTCAATATTCCAGAAAGAGGAAGACCTCCAACCCCAGGGCACGAAGTTCATCACAGCA AGCAAGACCTCTCATATAGCAGTAGGCCTCTCTACTGTGGTCTGA
- the plekhg4b gene encoding pleckstrin homology domain-containing family G member 4B isoform X3 translates to MLSLGKMHSRAKSRSCDNYLSIKDAESLDNCIQSTLSALYRPFSATAATVLWQLFSVVERQYRGDGLRCLIDFLLPAKRILQIIQQETCVRFRGLLFYHEGWPLCIHDKVTLQLAPLHKVRLKQGDFYLQIVPLGRKTAKLVIKCLSASGQAITEIPIAESMYGSVFTAEFLQNVTRDRNLHPLQNCLLTTGTAVYRTPWKNVVNPLFVSSMSDPIMQAHCSRGGFRGHLSTCSTSGSTGTLDSHRSSRESLHSQGADSIFSEPTSPNHMDPSSETHRVRAQETATPIIKIERSTEECGTGQGTGDSGGRERAPGSKMLSFSTDLSNPGLRHRLPRDSVAFESRRLFRKSYMEALQNPMSLGSSSESILEESPEHSAGLRERTVTPGSSPDTRTSSRELLSRRLGSRGWLSGDDSRPSTPLLYLQRGLRSAERRAERRSKSLERTNKAGQVKGHRERSSSGGSVSISPKKLMNGYALRFGKLDVEAAFPGSERRSSKEESGQRGDTISSESRRHRHSGEELHSPKAANGTAMRLASVSCSSYERNSTLARLVSDVNQELLTSGAVILPGNMDRSGRAVLQVCTRAQVWAGESCTVNDLTCLLGYYYHTLRKERRDQGLSVVIDSRRQQPVPALLSSLSELQALVPNALYSILFLVDKEAAAKPERDINVQTETLSSLKALLKHIDQTQLTRDLEGTFHYDHNHWIHFRQKIEPFASSCSAAISSLQESISTLSNSSNLKTSKEVSEVMEQQRDLMKCVLEDTRLNRLRLEGGTVLARIRREEACENENYRDAVDMLNALYNQVDEEVHKLVILSNKSQKQLENLLEVRKFEEQTQQVKLWFSGEGEKQLTPLESLTLSAAKIKEMRESLEQFLEESVHQQRHGLQLVKESPESLPGSVLLDFKQHLGSILSRVERRKAQLDILTNLYEFYDSANQWMEHCKDYFHHLSLDSTGVSLSSSVVQILQDYYAEASKFSMDNFSTLNDMVISLESPQQLQQWNTVWHKCQQTKQQLEEALARATTAAPISTAGDPVTAESQTASPELHGANACVLLPGAITPLPFEDNKPHSAEPFSKSPTSSVSSSSHFIFPTDCDSKLRQSPSMFDDTDSDCTVDSTISCQSEPVYSGAARLRKQPMKKIMKKTMSYELTPRDSGHSDVSHIHGYTGVYIKGLEVANNVSAEKKLQRPDVTSPALGRSSSMSTPSRVHVRRSDGDGKKQSSKVQHIMDEMISTEREYVRSLSYIIEHYFPEMERLDLPQDLRGKRSIIFGNVEKLWDFHSQYFLKDLESCAHSPLSISSCFLRHEDQFGMYALYSKNKPQSDALLSSHGNEFFKNKQMELGDKMDLASYLLKPIQRMSKYALLLKDLIKECSQSQEQELSDLRTAEEMVKFQLRHGNDLLAMDAIRGCDVNLKEQGQLRCQDEFIVWCGRRKYLRHVFLFEDLILFSKTKKIEGGYDIYIYKQSFKTAEIGMTENVGDSGLRFEIWFRRRKSQDTFILQAGSAEVKAVWTAIIGKILWRQALRNRALRMQEMVSMGIGSKPFMDIKPSDAAISDRAIDYIMKGSESRTRASIAVSSFEHATSFKRPHSTISNSSTSSSSSQSSSSLLGSLNLHLYSSPSHPHTHPYPMTGVPSFAQWPYDCIEEDELEQDTGSQPSMITESSETSSQCTSSDSVTGLSTLTIPGHSGIVTDSYNNNNNDPPSFLCTSTPPSSIVSPSIFQKEEDLQPQGTKFITAL, encoded by the exons ATGCTGTCACTGGGCAAAATGCACTCCAGAGCTAAGTCCCGGAGTTGTGACAACTACCTGAGTATTAAG gaCGCTGAGTCTTTGGACAACTGTATCCAGAGCACTTTGTCAGCTCTGTACCGACCCTTCAGTGCCACCGCTGCCACTGTCCTGTGGCAGCTCTTCAGTGTTGTGGAAAGGCAGTACAGAGGAGACGGCCTCCGCTGCCTCATTGACTTCTTGCTTCCTGCCAAGAGGATCCTGCAGATAATCCAACAAGAAACTTGT gtGAGGTTCAGGGGATTGCTCTTCTATCATGAGGGGTGGCCTCTCTGCATCCACGACAAAGTCACCCTGCAGCTCGCCCCTCTGCACAAAGTGCGACTAAAGCAAGGAGACTTCTACCTACAGATAGTTCCTTTAGGCCGCAAGACTGCCAAGCTAGTGATAAAATGTTTGTCAGCCAGTGGACAGGCCATTACAGAAATCCCCATTGCAGAGAGCATGTATGGCAGTGTCTTCACAGCTGAGTTCTTGCAGAATGTAACACGTGACCGAAACCTGCACCCACTACAGAACTGTCTGCTTACCACTGGTACGGCGGTGTACAGGACGCCGTGGAAGAACGTGGTCAACCCcctgtttgtcagcagcatgTCGGATCCCATCATGCAAGCACACTGTAGCAGAGGTGGCTTCCGTGGCCATCTCAGCACCTGCAGCACCAGTGGATCCACAGGGACTCTGGACAGCCACCGCAGTTCCAGAGAGTCCCTGCACTCTCAGGGAGCTGACTCCATCTTCTCTGAGCCCACCTCCCCAAACCACATGGACCCCAGCAGTGAGACCCACCGTGTCAGGGCGCAGGAAACTGCTACACCCATCATTAAAATTGAAAGATCCACTGAAGAGTGTGGGACAGGACAAGGAACAGGAGATagtggtgggagagagagagccccAGGGTCCAAGATGCTCTCTTTTAGCACTGACCTCAGTAACCCAGGCCTTCGACACCGTCTTCCAAGGGACTCCGTAGCCTTTGAGAGCAGGAGACTTTTCAGGAAATCTTACATGGAGGCCCTCCAAAACCCCATGAGCCTCGGATCCAGCTCCGAATCCATCCTGGAGGAAAGCCCAGAGCAcagtgctggcctgagagaaaGAACGGTGACACCAGGTAGCAGCCCCGACACCCGGACCTCCTCCAGAGAACTCTTATCTCGGAGGCTAGGGAGCCGGGGCTGGCTCAGTGGTGACGACTCTAGGCCCAGCACACCTTTACTTTACTTACAGAGGGGGTTGAGGAGTGCAGAGAGACGGGCAGAAAGACGTTCAAAGTCACTGGAGAGGACGAACAAGGCAGGTCAGGTTAAAGGCCACCGGGAACGATCCTCTTCTGGAGGCTCAGTTAGCATCTCCCCCAAAAAGCTGATGAATGGCTACGCTCTTCGTTTTGGGAAGCTGGATGTCGAGGCAGCTTTTCCTGGCTctgagaggagaagcagcaaaGAGGAGTCAG GACAACGTGGTGACACTATCAGCAGTGAGAGCAGGCGGCACAGGCATAGTGGAGAAGAGTTACACAGTCCTAAAGCTGCCAACGGGACGGCCATGAGGTTGGCTTCGGTATCGTGTTCTTCCTATGAGAGGAACTCAACCCTCGCCAGACTGGTGTCAGATGTCAATCAAGAGCTGCTTACATCGGGGGCTGTCATCTTGCCAG GAAACATGGATCGCAGTGGGAGGGCAGTGCTGCAGGTGTGCACAAGGGCTCAGGTGTGGGCGGGTGAGAGTTGCACGGTCAATGACCTCACCTGTTTATTGGGCTACTACTACCACACGCTGCG gaaagaaagGCGTGATCAAGGTCTATCTGTTGTAATAGATagcaggaggcagcagcctGTTCCAGCTCTGTTGTCATCTCTGTCTGAATTGCAG GCATTAGTACCAAATGCACTTTACTCGATTCTGTTCTTGGTGGACAAGGAGGCAGCAGCCAAACCTGAGAGAGACATCAATGTACAG ACTGAGACACTGTCATCTCTGAAAGCCCTCCTGAAGCACATCGACCAAACTCAGCTGACACGAGACCTGGAGGGCACCTTCCACTACGACCACAACCACTGGATCCACTTCAGGCAG AAAATTGAACCATTTGCCAGCAGTTGCAGTGCAGCCATCTCCTCCCTCCAGGAGTCTATCAGCACactgagcaacagcagcaacctgAAGACCTCGAAG GAGGTGTCTGAGGTGATGGAACAGCAGAGGGATCTCATGAAGTGTGTACTAGAAGACACTCGCCTGAACAGACTGCGTTTAGAAGGAGGCACTGTCCTTGCCCGCATCAGGAGGGAAGAGGCCTGTGAGAATGAAAACTACAG AGATGCTGTCGACATGTTGAATGCACTGTACAACCAAGTAGATGAAGAAGTCCATAAACTTGTGATCCTATCCAACAAGTCTCAGAAACAGTTAGAGAACCTGTTGGAGGTACGCAAGTTtgaagagcaaacacagcag GTCAAACTCTGGTtcagtggagagggagagaagcaaCTCACTCCTCTGGAATCGCTAACTCTGTCTGCGGCCAAAATtaaggagatgagagagagctTGGAGCAGTTTCTGGAGGAGTCAGTG CACCAGCAGAGGCATGGCCTGCAGCTGGTGAAAGAGTCTCCAGAGTCCCTTCCGGGTTCTGTCCTCCTTGACTTTAAGCAACATCTGGGCTCCATCTTAagcagagtggagaggaggaaggccCAGCTAGACATCCTGACCAACCTGTATGAATTCTATGACTCA GCAAACCAATGGATGGAGCACTGCaaggattattttcatcacCTGAGTCTGGACAGTACAGGTGTCAGCCTTTCCTCATCTGTGGTGCAGATCCTGCAGGATTACTACGCCGAGGCATCCAAGTTCTCCATGGACAACTTCAGCACCCTCAATGACATGGTGATCTCCTTGGAGAGtccccagcagctgcagcagtggaatACAGTGTGGCACAAATGTCAGCAGACCAAACAGCAGTTGGAAGAGGCTTTAGCCCGAGCCACCACAGCAGCCCCGATCTCCACAGCTGGTGATCCGGTGACTGCAGAAAGTCAGACTGCCTCTCCAGAACTGCATGGAGCTAACGCATGTGTGCTTTTACCTGGGGCAATTACACCCTTACCTTTTGAGGACAACAAGCCTCACTCTGCTGAGCCTTTCTCCAAGAGCCCCACCAGttcagtctcctcctcttcgcATTTCATTTTCCCCACCGACTGTGACAGCAAACTGAGGCAGAGTCCGTCTATGTTTGACGACACGGACAGCGACTGCACCGTCGACTCAACCATCTCCTGCCAATCGGAGCCCGTCTACTCCGGGGCCGCCCGCCTCCGCAAGCAGCCAATGAAGAAGATCATGAAGAAGACCATGAGCTATGAGCTGACCCCAAGGGACAGTGGTCACTCAGATGTCAGCCACATTCATGGCTACACGGGTGTGTATATCAAGGGTTTGGAGGTGGCTAATAACGTGtctgcagagaagaagctgcagaggcCCGATGTGACGAGCCCCGCGTTAggacgcagcagcagcatgtctaCGCCCTCCAGGGTCCACGTCAGACGCAGTGACGGAGATGGCAAGAAACAGAGCAG TAAAGTGCAGCACATCATGGATGAGATGATTTCCACAGAGAGGGAGTATGTCCGCTCTCTCAGCTACATCATTGAGCACTATTTCCCTGAAATGGAGCGCCTGGACTTGCCCCAGGACCTGCGGGGAAAGCGCAGCATCATTTTTGGGAATGTGGAGAAGCTGTGGGACTTCCACAGCCAGTACTTCCTGAAGGATCTGGAGTCATGTGCCCACTCCCCGCTGTCCATCAGTAGCTGTTTTCTCAGACAT GAGGATCAGTTTGGAATGTATGCTCTGTACAGCAAGAATAAGCCCCAGTCCGACGCTCTGCTCAGCAGCCACGGGAACGAATTCTTTAAG AATAAGCAGATGGAGCTCGGGGACAAGATGGACCTGGCGTCCTACTTGCTGAAGCCCATCCAGAGGATGAGTAAATATGCACTGTTGCTCAAAGACCTGATCAAGGAGTGCAGTCAGTCCCAGGAGCAGGAGCTGAGCGATCTCCGCACGGCAGAGGAGATGGTCAAGTTTCAGCTTCGCCATGGCAATGATCTGCTGGCTATGGATGCTATTCGGGGCTGTGAT GTGAACCTGAAGGAGCAGGGTCAACTCCGCTGCCAGGATGAGTTCATCGTCTGGTGCGGACGGAGGAAATACCTCCGCCACGTCTTCTTGTTTGAAGACCTCATCCTCTTCAGCAAGACCAAAAAGATTGAAGGAGGATATGACATTTACATCTATAAACAGTCCTTCAAA ACAGCAGAGATAGGCATGACTGAAAATGTTGGCGACAGCGGCCTACGTTTTGAGATTTGGTTCCGTCGGAGGAAGTCACAGGACACATTTATACTCCAAGCCGGCTCGGCGGAGGTCAAGGCTGTGTGGACTGCCATCATAGGGAAGATTCTGTGGAGGCAGGCGCTCAGGAACAGAG CGTTGCGCATGCAGGAAATGGTGTCCATGGGAATTGGAAGCAAACCTTTCATGGACATCAAGCCAAGCGATGCAGCTATCAGTGACAGAGCCATTGACTATATCATGAAAGGGTCAG AGTCTAGGACCAGGGCATCCATCGCCGTGTCTTCGTTTGAACACGCCACTTCCTTCAAGAGACCTCACTCCACCATCTCCaacagcagcacctcctcctccagcagccagTCGTCCTCCTCCCTGCTGGGCTCACTCAATCTCCATCTTTACTCCTCGccctctcacccacacacacatccgtaCCCAATGACCGGCGTTCCCTCCTTTGCCCAGTGGCCCTATGATTGCATAGAGGAGGATGAGCTGGAGCAGGACACTGGCAGCCAGCCCTCCATGA